The following is a genomic window from Acidimicrobium ferrooxidans DSM 10331.
GCGCGCTCAAGCGCGATGGGGTGCGCCCCCCGCAGACAGCGCAGAGACCTATCGCAAGGCGCAAGTCCTCGCTGGATGCAGGGGAGTCCCGGGCGAGCGTCATCGTCGTAACCTGCTCTTCGTGCAGGTCTTCCGGTCCGGGATCGCCTGGATCTGGAGTCGTAGCGGCGTACCGACGTCCTCGGGATGGCCTCTGATCGCAGTGCTGTCATGCAACTGCCTGACCTAGTGACGGCGAGGCCACGACTCGCAATGGCCCAGGCGCTCGAAGACCCGCAATGGTGGTCGCTCAGACCGACGAGCTGCTTGGGGTCGTGGTCTGCGTTGGGAAGCTCGCCGCTCGGGCTTCCGGAGGTGTGCATGGTTGGGTTCGGGTCGGGTCGTGCGGAGGCAACAGACCACGTCGGTTGGCGTAACTCGACATTCGGGTACGCGTTACCTGCCGTCTGTGCGCTTCGCCGAGGTCGCGAGGGCGTGGCTCACGCTGCCCGACGCCCGAAGCCAGGTAGCAGGCGCTCGACGGACGAGGTGACGAGATGCAGGCCCGCAAGGCCAGGAAGGCGTTCGATACGA
Proteins encoded in this region:
- a CDS encoding UTRA domain-containing protein, which encodes MHTSGSPSGELPNADHDPKQLVGLSDHHCGSSSAWAIASRGLAVTRSGSCMTALRSEAIPRTSVRRYDSRSRRSRTGRPARRAGYDDDARPGLPCIQRGLAPCDRSLRCLRGAHPIALERALVPTVLAPSLDAVFDPSRDPLSAALEHHFGLAETHEEQWLVARPPQGQERGVLGLARSEWVIDIEGVAYAASRQPFDAFSLILRAHTFELHLRSSADGRLISYSPAAT